A window of Halopseudomonas sabulinigri genomic DNA:
GAGGTATTGCCGTTCTGCGCGCCGACACACGCTGCGCGCCAGGTGGGCCTGAGCGATCGCCCGCGAGCCGCCGGGCAGAATGAAATTTTTCAGCGGTTCCAGCTCGGTGTTAAGGGCATCGATGTGCTGCTCCAGCGCACTGACGTCAGCGGCCGCAATGATGTCGTACCCGGGTACCGCCAGCTCACCGCCGAGATCGAAGAGGCGATGCTGGATGGGCGTGAGAATGGCCAGCAGCGGGTGCAGGCGGTAGTCGGTCAGCTCGGTGATCAGCAGTCCGACATGGCAGTTCAGCTCATCCACATCGCCCATGGCCGCCACGCGGGGATGGTTCTTGGCAATGCGATCACCATTGGCCAGACCGGTTTCGCCCTGGTCGCCGGTACGGGTATAGAGTTTGCTAAGGCGATAGCCCATGGTTGGATGCTCTCTGCGGACGCGAATGTTGGACCCTGAAGGGGGTCGTTAGCCTAGCGGCAAACAGCCTGTTCAGTCTACCGGCAGGCCCAGCTCTGAAAGGCGCCGGCGCGATGCGGTCAGCAGGCGCTCCAGCGCGGGCACTGGTACGCCGCTGCGCTGCGCCTCTGCGCAGGCATAGCCCAGAATGTAGCTGAGCTCGGTGCGGCGCCCTGCGTGCAGGTCCTGGCGCATGGAGGAGCTATTGCTGGCGGTACGGCGAATGACCTCGTGAATCTGTTGGCCGAGGTCCGGGGCCGCGATGCCCTGGGCAGCCAGCACTGTCTGCAACTCGGTAATACACTCGTCCAGCCAGGGGCCAGCCCGCAGTGGCACCTCGCCGTTGCAGCAATCGAACAACAGGGTGAAGGGGTTTACAGCGCAGTTCACCGCCAGCTTGCGCCAGAGTACGGCGAGGATCTGTTCGCTCCATTGCCAGTTGATGATGCGCTGATCCAGCTGCAGCAGCCAATCGGGCGGTGGTTGCAGCGCCGGATCGCCAATCAGGGTCTGGCCCTGACCCGCCCAGATCAGCTGCTGCGGCGCGGGTTGCCAGGCGCCGTCCGTTACGCTGGCGTACAGCACGCGTTGTTCGGGAAACGCCTGGGTAACCTGCTGTTGCACGCCCAGGCCGTTTTGCAGCAAGAGTATCTGGCTATTGCTGCTCAGCCGCTGGCGCAGCGGCGCCAGCGCGGTCATTACCGCATGTGCTTTGGTGGCAACGATCAGGATTGCGATGGCTGTGTCGCTTTGGGTAGCTACTTCGCAACTGACGCGCAGGTGCTGTTGGCCATTCGGTGCGGTGAAGTGCAGCAGGTTGTCGGCGGCTTGCCAACGCTGCAGGGCGGCCTGATCGCGCAGTAGAAGACGACAGTCCAGGCCTGCCTGTTGCAGACGAGCAATCCACAACAGGCCCAGGCTGCCGGCGCCCAGTACGTGAAACACCGGCTTTACTTGTTGCGCACTTCGGTAATCAGATTGGTCTCGTACGCTTCATGCAAGTGTTCTTCAACCAACTCCAGCAACGCCTCCGGACTGGGCAGGTCATGCTTGTTGGTCACTGTATTCAGGGCCATGCCGGCGCGAATGGAGAGATAGCCCTCGGTGGTTTTGAACGCCTTGAGGTTGAGGCCGTCGTGCAGGCGGCGGAAGCTGTTGGGCTTGCAGTCGCTGGCATCGTCGGCGAGGGTGACGATGGCAAAGGCATTGTTGCCCACCCGTGCAATGACGTCGGTCGGACGTACCAACTGCTGCAGGCGACGCGCGGTGCCACGTAGCACTTCCTGCTGTACGGCTTCGCCAAAGCGCTCGCCGAGCGAGGCGAGGTTCTGCACACCCAGCACCACCACACAGCAGGCGCCGCCACGGGCGTCAACGTTGCGCAGGGCGTCGTTCAGGCGTTGCAGCAGATAACGGCGGTTGCCAATGGCGGTCAGGGTGTCGACCAGATTGTGCTCTTCCAGCTGGGCGTTGTTGTTGGCCAGCAGGTGATTTTCATCCAGCAGGCGGTTGATCAGTTGGGAGGTGCGGTCAGCGGCAAAGATGCGCGGCAGCAGTTGTTCGTTCATCGACGACTTGCTGATGAAGTCGTCCACGCCGCGGTCAAAGGCTTCGCTGAGCACGTTATCGCCCTCGCGCGCGGTGAGCAGTACCACGTAGGTGTAATGGTCATCCTGCTCGTCCATCTGACGGATGCGGGTGGTCAGCTCCAGGCCGTCCATCTCCGGCATCAGCCAATCGGCGACCATGACGCTGGCCGGGCGCTGCTCGTGCATGCGCAAGGCATCCATGGCCGAGCTGGCAAACCGAATGTCGTTATAGCCGGCCTGACTCAGCGTATGGCCGATAACGGCGCTGCTGAACTTCGTATCGTCTACCACCATGATACTGAGTTGGGGGTTAGGCATATAGAAGGTGCTCCCTGCTGTTCGTTGGCTGACTGCCGTTATAATGCCACGAGGTTATACTGTTGTTTTGTATTGAACATCATAATTTTGTGCTTTTTGTTTGAGGTTATTTGCATGCCATCTTTTGACGTTGTCTCCGAACTTGATAAACATGAAGTAACCAACGCAGTGGATAATGCCACGAAAGAACTGGAGCGGCGCTACGATTTGCGAGGCAAGGGCGAGTTTGAGTTCAACCCCAAGGCCTTGCAGGTGACCATCAGTGCAGATGCCGACTTTCAGCTGGAGCAGATGTTGGAAATTCTCAAGTTGTGTCTGGTCAAGCGCAAGGTCGATATCCAGTGCCTTGAAATCAAGGCGTCATTTGCCTCTGGCAAGCAAGTAAAGCAGGATGTTGTGTTTAAAGAAGGGATCGACAAGGAACTGTCGAAAAAAATTGTTGCCCTGATAAAGGATGCCAAATTGAAGGTACAGGCGGCGATTCAGGGTGAGCAGGTGCGGGTGACCGGTAAAAAGCGCGACGACCTTCAGGATGTTATGGCGCTGTTGCGTGGTGCATCGCTCGATATGCCGTTGCAGTTCAACAATTTTCGCGACTGATTGTATTTATCCAACTGGGGGAAGACGATGGAAGAGATGATGGAAAAGCTCAAAGGCCTGGAAGAAGCTTGGCTGCCGCTGGTTATCGAGTACGGTAGCCAGTTTTTGCTGGCGCTGCTGACACTCGCAGTTGGCTGGTGGGTGATCGGTCGGCTGATCAGTGCGCTGCACAAAGTGATGCAGAAGCGCAATGTAGAGCCTACCTTGCACGGCTTTGTCTGCTCGCTGGCCGGCATTGCGCTCAAGGTGCTGTTGCTGGTCAGTGTGGCTGGCATGGTCGGTATCGAGACCACCTCCTTCATCGCCGTATTGGGTGCCGCCGGTCTGGCGGTTGGTCTGGCGCTGCAGGGCAGTCTGGCCAACTTTGCCGGTGGGGCCTTGATCCTGTTCTTGCGTCCCTTCCGCGCCGGTGAGTACATCGAAGCGCAGGGTGTTGCCGGTACTGTCGACAGTATCCAGATTTTCAACACCATCCTGAAAACGCCGGACAACAAGACAGTGATAGTGCCCAACGGCAGCCTGTCGAACGGCAATATCATCAACTACTCCCGTCAGGCTACCCGTCGCGTGGATGTGAATATCGGCATTGATTACGGCGACGACGTCAAGCAGGCGCGCTCTATCCTGCTGGGCTTGGCCGCTGCAGACAGCCGTGTGTTGAAGGATCCGGAAGCCGTCGTCTGGCTGGTCTCGCTGGGTGATAACTCGGTCAACCTGTCGTTGCGCATGTGGGCCAAGACCGAAGATTTCTGGGGTGTGTTCTGGGACATCCAGGAGCAGGCCAAGGAAGCCTTCGACGCGCAGGGCATTACCATCCCATTCCCGCAGCGCACGCTGCACATGGTAACGCAGCCAGCAGCGGAGTCCGCTGCCGAGTAAGCGCCTCAGCGGTACGCAAAAACCCGGTCTCGCGCCGGGTTTTTCTCTTTTTGCGCTCACTGCAAGCTTTCTAACCCAATCAGTGCGCTTTTCGTCGATCCCGTCTCAGTTCGCGATACGCGGCGCGAGAAAGTCTGAACGTCTCTACTTTGTGTTTGTCCTTATCTATGGCCGACGCACCTTTAGGCGCGTTACTTAACGAACTACATGAGAAGGTGAACACTATGAAACACGTCTTGAGAACCTCCTTGTTTGTAGCAGCTTTGATCCCAGCTTGGGGCATGGCCGCTCCTTCGGCGGGTGATAATGAAATAACCTTGAGTGGTGCTGGTGCCAGCGACAAGGATTTCGATAACAACGGGATTTCATTCCAAGGTAGCTGGGGTCAGTACCTGAGTGAGTCTTCCCTTTGGGGTATTCGCCAAAGCCTCGGGATTTCCGACTCTGAGGGCGAAAGCACCGATTTCACCGGTTCTACCCGCGCGTTCTACGACTATCACTTTGGTAGCGGCTCGCTGAAGCCGTTCATCGGCGCCAGTGTTGGTGGCATTTACGGTGATGGCGTGGACGACAGCTTCACGGCCGGTCCGGAACTGGGCCTGAAGTACTGGGTCAAGGATGACGTTTTCATCACCGGTATGATGGAGTATCAGTTCCTGTTCAAGAATAGCGACGGCGCCAGCGACAACTACGACGACGGCGCGATCTTCTACAGCGTAGGTGTTGGTTTCAACTACTAAGCCTCACAGCACGGCGCCCTGGCGGGCGCCGCTTGCTTTTGTACCGCTAACTCCCCTCTTTTTTGCCACGCTAACCCGCATCAGTCGATGCCGGGGCGTTTCATCCTGTCCGGGTGAGCGAACTTCAACAGCATGAAGGCCAGTACTATGGCGGGCAAGCCGGTCAGCGCGGTCAGCATGAAAAACTCGGTCCACCCGACGCTCTGCGCCAATACACCGGTAAAGCCCGCGGCGAATTGACCGGGCAGCGTCATGACCGAACTGAACAGCGCATATTGAGTAGCGGTGTAGGCGGTATTGGTCAGACTTGAGAGATAGGCAATAAACACCGAAATGGCCAGGCCGCCCGTTATATTGTCGGCGATGATGGCCAGTACCAGTCCATCCGGTTGCGGGCCTACGTGGGCCAGCCAGGCAAAGATCAGGTTGGTGGCTGGTGCCATGAAAGCGGTCAGGATCAGAATCGGCGCAATGCCGAAACGGGCTACCAGCAGACCGCCGAAGGCGGCGCCGGTCAGCGTCATGGCGAGTCCGAACGCGGCGGCGATGTTGGCGATCTGCTCCTTGCTGAAGCCGATGTCCAGGTAGAAGGGGTTGGCCATGGTGCCCATGAAAATATCGCTGATACGGAAGGTGGCGACAAACAGCAGTATCACCAGAGCAGCCTTCCCGTACCGGCTGAAGAATTCGGTAAAGGGTGAGACAAAAGCACTGAAAAACCAGGTCGACAGCGACAGGCGCCAGCCACGGTGCGGTGACTGATTGAGAAAGTGAGCCAGATGCGCTTCCTGCGCGAGCGTGTCCTGGGTGATGTGCACCTTGGGCTCGGCGATGCATAGCGTGGTCAGCACGCCAATCAGCATGCACAAGGCCATGCCGCTGTAGGCCAGGCTCCAGCTATCCAGCGCGGCGATGTGCAGCGCACCGGCGCCAGCCGCCAGAATCGCCACACGGTAGCCGGTCACGTATGTTGCCGCCATGGCCGCCTGGCGGTGCTTGGCTTCAGCTTCAACGCGGTAGGCATCGATGGCGACATCCTGGGTGGCCGAGCCAAAGGCAACCAGCACGGCCCAGACGGCGACCAGTTCCAGGTGTTCGCGCGGATCGCTCACCGCCATGCCGACCAGGCCGCCGGCAATCACCAGCTGGGCCAGCAGCATCCAGCTGCGCCGCCGACCCAGCAGACGCGTCAGCAGCGGTACGGGCAACCGGTCAATCAGCGGTGCCCAGAGCACCTTGATTGAGTGGGCCATGCCGACCCAGCTGAGAAAGCCGATCGCCGCCAGTTCTACTCCCAGGTCGCGCAGCCAGGCGCTGAAGGTGCCGCCCACCAGGAGCAGTGGCAAACCAGCCGAGAAGCCAAGAAACAGCATGCCGATAACGCGGGGTTGCAGATAAACCTTCAGCCCTTCCGGTTTGGGTGGGGTAGTGGAGTCGGAAGCAGGGGAGTGCATGAATGTCCTTGTTGTGTTGTTGTAAGGCGGCTTATGGCCAGCCGTGCTGGCGCAGGTTGACCCGGCCGTTGCGCACCAATACGCCTTCGGCCATCAGGCGTCGGCGTTGTTCCGCGCCGCTGGTGCTTTCGGGCGGCAGCGACAGTTTGCCCTGGCTGTTGAGTACCCGATGCCACGGCAGGCGCGTGCCATCCGGTAGCTGGCCTAGCCAACGGCCGACCAAACGGGCGCCGCGGCCCATGCCAGCCAGTTCTGCCACCTTGCCATAGCTGGTGACCTTGCCAACCGGAATGCTGGCCAGCACCTGAAAAAAAGCTTCTTTGTGCCGCTCCGGCGCATCTACGCTCGGGCTCTGTGGGAACACTGTCACCTTTTGCGGGTCTTTCATGGATA
This region includes:
- a CDS encoding GGDEF domain-containing response regulator gives rise to the protein MPNPQLSIMVVDDTKFSSAVIGHTLSQAGYNDIRFASSAMDALRMHEQRPASVMVADWLMPEMDGLELTTRIRQMDEQDDHYTYVVLLTAREGDNVLSEAFDRGVDDFISKSSMNEQLLPRIFAADRTSQLINRLLDENHLLANNNAQLEEHNLVDTLTAIGNRRYLLQRLNDALRNVDARGGACCVVVLGVQNLASLGERFGEAVQQEVLRGTARRLQQLVRPTDVIARVGNNAFAIVTLADDASDCKPNSFRRLHDGLNLKAFKTTEGYLSIRAGMALNTVTNKHDLPSPEALLELVEEHLHEAYETNLITEVRNK
- a CDS encoding MGMT family protein; the encoded protein is MKDPQKVTVFPQSPSVDAPERHKEAFFQVLASIPVGKVTSYGKVAELAGMGRGARLVGRWLGQLPDGTRLPWHRVLNSQGKLSLPPESTSGAEQRRRLMAEGVLVRNGRVNLRQHGWP
- a CDS encoding YajQ family cyclic di-GMP-binding protein is translated as MPSFDVVSELDKHEVTNAVDNATKELERRYDLRGKGEFEFNPKALQVTISADADFQLEQMLEILKLCLVKRKVDIQCLEIKASFASGKQVKQDVVFKEGIDKELSKKIVALIKDAKLKVQAAIQGEQVRVTGKKRDDLQDVMALLRGASLDMPLQFNNFRD
- a CDS encoding AmpG family muropeptide MFS transporter; amino-acid sequence: MHSPASDSTTPPKPEGLKVYLQPRVIGMLFLGFSAGLPLLLVGGTFSAWLRDLGVELAAIGFLSWVGMAHSIKVLWAPLIDRLPVPLLTRLLGRRRSWMLLAQLVIAGGLVGMAVSDPREHLELVAVWAVLVAFGSATQDVAIDAYRVEAEAKHRQAAMAATYVTGYRVAILAAGAGALHIAALDSWSLAYSGMALCMLIGVLTTLCIAEPKVHITQDTLAQEAHLAHFLNQSPHRGWRLSLSTWFFSAFVSPFTEFFSRYGKAALVILLFVATFRISDIFMGTMANPFYLDIGFSKEQIANIAAAFGLAMTLTGAAFGGLLVARFGIAPILILTAFMAPATNLIFAWLAHVGPQPDGLVLAIIADNITGGLAISVFIAYLSSLTNTAYTATQYALFSSVMTLPGQFAAGFTGVLAQSVGWTEFFMLTALTGLPAIVLAFMLLKFAHPDRMKRPGID
- a CDS encoding 2-dehydropantoate 2-reductase, with the translated sequence MFHVLGAGSLGLLWIARLQQAGLDCRLLLRDQAALQRWQAADNLLHFTAPNGQQHLRVSCEVATQSDTAIAILIVATKAHAVMTALAPLRQRLSSNSQILLLQNGLGVQQQVTQAFPEQRVLYASVTDGAWQPAPQQLIWAGQGQTLIGDPALQPPPDWLLQLDQRIINWQWSEQILAVLWRKLAVNCAVNPFTLLFDCCNGEVPLRAGPWLDECITELQTVLAAQGIAAPDLGQQIHEVIRRTASNSSSMRQDLHAGRRTELSYILGYACAEAQRSGVPVPALERLLTASRRRLSELGLPVD
- a CDS encoding cob(I)yrinic acid a,c-diamide adenosyltransferase encodes the protein MGYRLSKLYTRTGDQGETGLANGDRIAKNHPRVAAMGDVDELNCHVGLLITELTDYRLHPLLAILTPIQHRLFDLGGELAVPGYDIIAAADVSALEQHIDALNTELEPLKNFILPGGSRAIAQAHLARSVCRRAERQYLGVAQQDNVNQQALIYLNRLSDLLFVMARTIARLEETPEVLWAPKPKPTA
- a CDS encoding mechanosensitive ion channel family protein; translation: MEEMMEKLKGLEEAWLPLVIEYGSQFLLALLTLAVGWWVIGRLISALHKVMQKRNVEPTLHGFVCSLAGIALKVLLLVSVAGMVGIETTSFIAVLGAAGLAVGLALQGSLANFAGGALILFLRPFRAGEYIEAQGVAGTVDSIQIFNTILKTPDNKTVIVPNGSLSNGNIINYSRQATRRVDVNIGIDYGDDVKQARSILLGLAAADSRVLKDPEAVVWLVSLGDNSVNLSLRMWAKTEDFWGVFWDIQEQAKEAFDAQGITIPFPQRTLHMVTQPAAESAAE